One Echeneis naucrates chromosome 1, fEcheNa1.1, whole genome shotgun sequence DNA segment encodes these proteins:
- the arfip1 gene encoding arfaptin-1 isoform X3, which yields MAEESHRGSVAEIPVTSNGNLDQSPETVFHRDSYPGGPGGPGAFNISESCITSSNFASTTEGIIESGLYKGSASLPTSPVAPVAPSSAVASRLARSSSDSQAEQGAMKTQPKSGAVVLSDDLKNPAMEKLDLVRKWSINTYKCTRQILSEKLGRGSRTVDLELEAQIEVLRDNKRKYQSVIKLAQTLASQLSQIMQTQRQLGDAFADLSLKSPELHEEFGYNADTQKLLAKNGETLLGAINFFISSVTTLVDKTIEDTMINVKQYEVARVEYDAYRTDLEELNLGPRDAATMPKIELSQQQFQIHREKFERMRNDVTIKLKFLEENKMKVLHNQLILFHNAIAAYYAGNQQQLEQTLKQFHIKLKMPGGDTPSWLEEH from the exons ATGGCTGAGGAGTCACATAGAGGCTCAGTTGCTGAGATTCCAGTCACCAGCAATGGAAACCTGGATCAGAGCCCTGAGACAGTTTTCCACAGG GACTCTTACCCTGGGGGTCCTGGGGGTCCTGGAGCCTTTAATATCTCTGAGTCCTGCATTACCTCCAGCAACTTTGCTTCAACAACAGAAGGCATCATTGAATCAGGACTATACAAAG GGTCAGCAAGCCTGCCCACGTCTCCCGTGGCACCTGTAGCTCCCAGCTCGGCTGTTGCTAGCCGCCTGGCACGCTCTTCCAGTGATAGTCAGGCTGAGCAAG GCGCAATGAAAACTCAGCCAAAGAGTGGAGCGGTGGTCCTTTCAGATGACTTAAAGAACCCAGCCATGGAAAAACTGGACCTAGTGAGGAAGTGGAGCATCAATACGTATAAA TGTACCAGGCAGATCCTATCAGAGAAGCTGGGTCGGGGTTCAAGGACCGtggacctggagctggaggCTCAAATTGAAGTCCTGCGTGACAACAAAAGGAAGTATCAGAGTGTGATAAAATTGGCTCAGACGCTGGCCAGTCAGTTATCCCAGATAATGCAGACCCAGAGACAGCTGGGCGACGCTTTCGCCGACCTCAGCCTCAAATCACCAGAACTCCAT GAGGAATTTGGGTACAATGCTGACACCCAAAAGCTTTTGGCCAAAAACGGAGAGACATTGCTGGGTGCCATCAACTTCTTTATATCCAGTGTGACAACACTTGTGGACAAAACAATCGAGGACACCATGATTAATGTCAAACAGTATGAAGTGGCCAG GGTGGAGTATGATGCATACCGCACAGACTTGGAGGAGTTGAATCTGGGACCACGTGATGCCGCCACCATGCCCAAGATCGAGCTGTCCCAGCAGCAGTTCCAGATCCACCGCGAGAAATTCGAGAGGATGCGAAACGACGTCACCATCAAACTGAAATTCCTGGAGGAGAACAAG ATGAAGGTACTGCATAACCAGCTCATCCTGTTCCACAATGCCATAGCTGCATATTATGCTGGAAACCAACAGCAGCTGGAACAGACACTCAAGCAGTTCCACATCAAATTGAAAATGCCAGGTGGGGACACTCCATCTTGGCTGGAAGAGCACTAA
- the arfip1 gene encoding arfaptin-1 isoform X2, producing MSEVSLEAESQRTSAEDPRVDCEDTDKAEGKLSNDIKPESVDNSRHGNCTDEELYDVNIDSDEENAENGDKDGEEEGEDIQSETVVTCRDDDEADMSDSVDSEGHQSNHHMATAETPLGSGDTETKGSTMAEESHRGSVAEIPVTSNGNLDQSPETVFHRDSYPGGPGGPGAFNISESCITSSNFASTTEGIIESGLYKGAMKTQPKSGAVVLSDDLKNPAMEKLDLVRKWSINTYKCTRQILSEKLGRGSRTVDLELEAQIEVLRDNKRKYQSVIKLAQTLASQLSQIMQTQRQLGDAFADLSLKSPELHEEFGYNADTQKLLAKNGETLLGAINFFISSVTTLVDKTIEDTMINVKQYEVARVEYDAYRTDLEELNLGPRDAATMPKIELSQQQFQIHREKFERMRNDVTIKLKFLEENKMKVLHNQLILFHNAIAAYYAGNQQQLEQTLKQFHIKLKMPGGDTPSWLEEH from the exons ATGTCTGAAGTTAGTCTTGAGGCTGAATCGCAGAGGACCTCAGCTGAGGACCCTCGGGTGGATTGTGAGGATACTGACAAAGCAGAGGGGAAGTTGAGTAATGATATAAAGCCAGAGAGTGTAGACAACAGCAGGCATGGAAATTGCACGGATGAGGAGCTGTACGACGTTAATAttgacagtgatgaagaaaatgcagaaaacgGTGACAAGGATGGtgaagaggagggtgaggacATTCAGAGTGAGACTGTGGTGACGTGCAGGGACGATGATGAAGCAGACATGTCTGACAGTGTAGACAGCGAGGGACACCAGTCAAATCATCACATGGCAACAGCTGAAACACCACTGGGAAGtggagacacagaaacaaag GGAAGCACAATGGCTGAGGAGTCACATAGAGGCTCAGTTGCTGAGATTCCAGTCACCAGCAATGGAAACCTGGATCAGAGCCCTGAGACAGTTTTCCACAGG GACTCTTACCCTGGGGGTCCTGGGGGTCCTGGAGCCTTTAATATCTCTGAGTCCTGCATTACCTCCAGCAACTTTGCTTCAACAACAGAAGGCATCATTGAATCAGGACTATACAAAG GCGCAATGAAAACTCAGCCAAAGAGTGGAGCGGTGGTCCTTTCAGATGACTTAAAGAACCCAGCCATGGAAAAACTGGACCTAGTGAGGAAGTGGAGCATCAATACGTATAAA TGTACCAGGCAGATCCTATCAGAGAAGCTGGGTCGGGGTTCAAGGACCGtggacctggagctggaggCTCAAATTGAAGTCCTGCGTGACAACAAAAGGAAGTATCAGAGTGTGATAAAATTGGCTCAGACGCTGGCCAGTCAGTTATCCCAGATAATGCAGACCCAGAGACAGCTGGGCGACGCTTTCGCCGACCTCAGCCTCAAATCACCAGAACTCCAT GAGGAATTTGGGTACAATGCTGACACCCAAAAGCTTTTGGCCAAAAACGGAGAGACATTGCTGGGTGCCATCAACTTCTTTATATCCAGTGTGACAACACTTGTGGACAAAACAATCGAGGACACCATGATTAATGTCAAACAGTATGAAGTGGCCAG GGTGGAGTATGATGCATACCGCACAGACTTGGAGGAGTTGAATCTGGGACCACGTGATGCCGCCACCATGCCCAAGATCGAGCTGTCCCAGCAGCAGTTCCAGATCCACCGCGAGAAATTCGAGAGGATGCGAAACGACGTCACCATCAAACTGAAATTCCTGGAGGAGAACAAG ATGAAGGTACTGCATAACCAGCTCATCCTGTTCCACAATGCCATAGCTGCATATTATGCTGGAAACCAACAGCAGCTGGAACAGACACTCAAGCAGTTCCACATCAAATTGAAAATGCCAGGTGGGGACACTCCATCTTGGCTGGAAGAGCACTAA
- the arfip1 gene encoding arfaptin-1 isoform X1, with protein sequence MSEVSLEAESQRTSAEDPRVDCEDTDKAEGKLSNDIKPESVDNSRHGNCTDEELYDVNIDSDEENAENGDKDGEEEGEDIQSETVVTCRDDDEADMSDSVDSEGHQSNHHMATAETPLGSGDTETKGSTMAEESHRGSVAEIPVTSNGNLDQSPETVFHRDSYPGGPGGPGAFNISESCITSSNFASTTEGIIESGLYKGSASLPTSPVAPVAPSSAVASRLARSSSDSQAEQGAMKTQPKSGAVVLSDDLKNPAMEKLDLVRKWSINTYKCTRQILSEKLGRGSRTVDLELEAQIEVLRDNKRKYQSVIKLAQTLASQLSQIMQTQRQLGDAFADLSLKSPELHEEFGYNADTQKLLAKNGETLLGAINFFISSVTTLVDKTIEDTMINVKQYEVARVEYDAYRTDLEELNLGPRDAATMPKIELSQQQFQIHREKFERMRNDVTIKLKFLEENKMKVLHNQLILFHNAIAAYYAGNQQQLEQTLKQFHIKLKMPGGDTPSWLEEH encoded by the exons ATGTCTGAAGTTAGTCTTGAGGCTGAATCGCAGAGGACCTCAGCTGAGGACCCTCGGGTGGATTGTGAGGATACTGACAAAGCAGAGGGGAAGTTGAGTAATGATATAAAGCCAGAGAGTGTAGACAACAGCAGGCATGGAAATTGCACGGATGAGGAGCTGTACGACGTTAATAttgacagtgatgaagaaaatgcagaaaacgGTGACAAGGATGGtgaagaggagggtgaggacATTCAGAGTGAGACTGTGGTGACGTGCAGGGACGATGATGAAGCAGACATGTCTGACAGTGTAGACAGCGAGGGACACCAGTCAAATCATCACATGGCAACAGCTGAAACACCACTGGGAAGtggagacacagaaacaaag GGAAGCACAATGGCTGAGGAGTCACATAGAGGCTCAGTTGCTGAGATTCCAGTCACCAGCAATGGAAACCTGGATCAGAGCCCTGAGACAGTTTTCCACAGG GACTCTTACCCTGGGGGTCCTGGGGGTCCTGGAGCCTTTAATATCTCTGAGTCCTGCATTACCTCCAGCAACTTTGCTTCAACAACAGAAGGCATCATTGAATCAGGACTATACAAAG GGTCAGCAAGCCTGCCCACGTCTCCCGTGGCACCTGTAGCTCCCAGCTCGGCTGTTGCTAGCCGCCTGGCACGCTCTTCCAGTGATAGTCAGGCTGAGCAAG GCGCAATGAAAACTCAGCCAAAGAGTGGAGCGGTGGTCCTTTCAGATGACTTAAAGAACCCAGCCATGGAAAAACTGGACCTAGTGAGGAAGTGGAGCATCAATACGTATAAA TGTACCAGGCAGATCCTATCAGAGAAGCTGGGTCGGGGTTCAAGGACCGtggacctggagctggaggCTCAAATTGAAGTCCTGCGTGACAACAAAAGGAAGTATCAGAGTGTGATAAAATTGGCTCAGACGCTGGCCAGTCAGTTATCCCAGATAATGCAGACCCAGAGACAGCTGGGCGACGCTTTCGCCGACCTCAGCCTCAAATCACCAGAACTCCAT GAGGAATTTGGGTACAATGCTGACACCCAAAAGCTTTTGGCCAAAAACGGAGAGACATTGCTGGGTGCCATCAACTTCTTTATATCCAGTGTGACAACACTTGTGGACAAAACAATCGAGGACACCATGATTAATGTCAAACAGTATGAAGTGGCCAG GGTGGAGTATGATGCATACCGCACAGACTTGGAGGAGTTGAATCTGGGACCACGTGATGCCGCCACCATGCCCAAGATCGAGCTGTCCCAGCAGCAGTTCCAGATCCACCGCGAGAAATTCGAGAGGATGCGAAACGACGTCACCATCAAACTGAAATTCCTGGAGGAGAACAAG ATGAAGGTACTGCATAACCAGCTCATCCTGTTCCACAATGCCATAGCTGCATATTATGCTGGAAACCAACAGCAGCTGGAACAGACACTCAAGCAGTTCCACATCAAATTGAAAATGCCAGGTGGGGACACTCCATCTTGGCTGGAAGAGCACTAA